The Chryseobacterium indologenes genomic sequence AGCTCCACCACTTAATAAAAAATTATCCCCTTTTTCTATATGATCAAAAATCTGATCTATTTCACTTTTTAATTCTCTTTCAACCATAACAAACCTTCTTTTATATATTCAGGAATTTCCCAATTAGAATAATCATCATTACTATGATATAAGATGTCTAAGGCAAAATGGGGTTTCTTATTAATACATTCATTTGCTAAATCATAAGAATCTTTATTTTCATTATTAAAATGTCTAGGATTTTTAATTCCTTTAAAGCTATCTATTTTACTAATAACTAAATTCTTATTTTGTGGTATAGCTAAAAAAGAATCTTCAAAGCTTCTTGCGGTATATCCATCATAATCAGTTTGATAAGTAATACATACAGTTCCATTTTCATTTGGAATCCATTTATCATCTGTTTTAATCAAACATTTATCTTTTAATGTGAGAGATTTTAATTCTTCAAGAGTTTTGTTATTTAAGAAAAATTTAAGTGCTGGATTTGCATAATTATCTCCAATTGCGACACGACAGGCTTCACCTTTTGTGATTTCTTTATCATTTTTATTTAGTTTTTTAACTTTACGAGTGCTATCTAAGTCAGTAACAATAAGTGTTTTAACGCCTATAAAATCTATACAAAGTTCAAATATTTCAGAATAAGCTCCAACCTCGATAATTGAAATATTTTGAGATAGTAATGGGATTTTTTTCTCTTCTTTATCAGAGTGAGATAACTGAATATCTATTTTCTTCATTATTGTTGGTAGAAGTATACGCTCCGTATCTCCCTCTATTAAAATAGCCTTGTCAGCAAAAAAAATTTCTGCCCTACTTATAGTAAGATATTGTTTAAGAAATTGATATTGCTTTCCCGTTTCATCATATAGATTTTTTAAATCCTTTAAATTTTTAGAAGTTATAGTATCTGTCTTTTTTAAATATTTAATTTCATCAAAATCACTATCTGCAACAATATGAGAAGAATGTGTAGAAATTATTGTCTGTAAACTACGGCAAATCTCAAATTCTGTATTATCAACATTTTTAATTGTTTTTGATATTTTATCTCCCACGATTGTTCTAATATTTTTTATAAAAACATATTGCATTTGTGGGTGAGTATGTGCTTCAGGTTCTTCTATAAACAATAAATTAATATCTGCGGGAGCTTCTAATAAAGACCTTTGAAACTCATATTTTTTTATTTCAATTTCAAAGATCATGCTTATAAGATTTAGGTATCCCAAACCATTATAGTGTTCTGGTAAATCCGACAGTTCATGTTTATAGTAAACAGTTGTATTACCTTTTAAAAGTTCTCTAGACTGTAATGTGGAAAGTACGCTTAATACTGATTCATTTTCACGTATTCCACCTAGACTTTTTATTTTTTCAATTATGTCTTCAAAAAAAACTTTGTAAATTTTTGATAATTCTTCATCAGTATTAATTATAGTATCATGAAAATCATCTATTTTCTTAGCTTCATTTTCATCATTTTCTTTTCTTTCGTATATCTTTGAAGTTTGTAATGATAATGTCTTATCTGTTTCTTTGTTAGTAACATCTCTTCTAGCTGAAATGTATTTAAAACTAATGAAATCAGATATTTTCAAGTCTTCAATTAATATATAGTTATCCTCAATTATTTTTTGTGAAGTCTTGTCATAGAAAATTGATTTTTTCCTAGTTTCAAAATATTTTTGATAATGTAATTTGAAAAATTCCGAAAATCCTTTTACATTATATTTTTTAGGTGGCTCACAGGCTTCTGCCTCAGCTTTTTTAACATTTTCACGATGTCTATATTGTGCTAAATCTTTCCTGATTCCTAAATAATTTTTATAACTTAAATAATAATCAAATCCTAATACAATATGGTTATTTTCGGGATCAAGGTCTAACATTAATTTTTGAATATTGATGAAACTATCAGTATTATTATACAATACTAATATTCTTAATGAAATACCATTGTAGCATTTCAGATACTCTTCTTCAGAAAGCTCTGTAGTATCTTCAATAAGAATTTGCAATTGTTGTTTAAAGGACAAATTAAAGTCTTCAATTGAAAAATTATTCTTATCACTTTGATTTAAAAATTTATCCAGAACTGTAAGAATAGAAGTTTTACCTGAGTTATTTTTTCCTATAACCAACGAAATTTCATCTTCTAAGTCAATTTGAAAATCAGAAAGTATTCTAAAGTTTTTAATAAAAAGTTTTTTTATATTCATGGTTATTAATATTTTAAACTTTAAATTTTAGGAAGAATTTGAAATTCAATATTGGTTATGCTTATATTTTTATTTTTTTTTCATTTCAGTATTTTTAATTTTTTCGATTTGGAGTTATAATTATTTTATAATTTCCAATTTTTCTATTATTTGAGTGACAACCTTTTATAAGAAGGTATTTGTCATTTTCATATACCATTTCATCAAATTTTGCCTTAAACACAGTTGGATACAAATCTGTATTAAGTGTACTTTCAATAAAAGTTACTACAACCCAATTAAATGTATCTGCAAAAGATATTATGACCTTCGTTTTAATATCTATACTATTTAAATATGTATTTATTGATATATCAGCGTTAAAAATTTCATGCTCTTCTAAGTTTTGTTCGCTAAGAAATTTATTAATTTCATCTATACTAGAATAAGGGTGCTTCATAATTCCGTTAAAATTAAATTTTACTTAATTCGTATTTAATTCTATAGAGAAGATTATTTTTAAAAATTAAATCTAAAAGTTCACCTGATACGATTGTAGTTTCTTTAGATTTTACAAGGTCAAAAATATTTTTAATTTTGGGATCACTCATATTATCAATATTTATAGCAATCAAATAATTAATTTCATCTAATTGTTTATCAAGATAGTTATCTAAACTTACTTTATCCAGCATCTCAATTTCATTTTCTTTTTCGTAATTAAGCGATATTAATTGCTTCTTTAATTCTTCTAATGTGTAATTCATGGATTTTATAATTTTTTATTTCGATTATTATACTTCAAATAATCACTAAATTAAATAAATATCATTACAAATCAATTTCTAAATATGAGATACTTATATTTATGTACTAACTTAGGTGAAGTAATATGGATTTATCTTTAAGTATTTGCAATATTTTGATATTCAAATAAGGCACATTTACTGAAGTTGAATTAATTAATTTTGTAGATATTTATATAAAAATATTAGTTTTATATACTAAATCTATGATCAACGTCTAATATTACTATTTAAACTAATAACTAATACACAATGAAAAAACATGATTTTGTACAAGGTTCTTTATTTGAAGAAGATTTTTTATTGAGAACACTAGGCAATTTAGGATCTCAACCTGACATTGCTTTAACTGAACTAGTTGCAAATGCGTGGGATGCAGGAGCAACTGAAGTCGATATTTTCTTGCCAGATGAGTATGGGCAGCCACTAATCATAAAAGATAATGGTACTGGATTAACTGCTGATGAATTCAAAGCTCGTTGGATGAAACTTGGGTACAACAGATTGAAAAATCAAGGAAAAAAAGTTGAATTTGCAAAGGGTATAGATCTAAAAAGGATTGCATATGGTCGAAACGGTGTTGGAAGACATGGATTACTATGTTTTAATGATGAATATAAAATAATCACTAATAAAGATGGCAAGGAATCGACATTTACTATTACTACAAAAGATGATACAGAGCCATTTATAATAAAAAAGGAACAATTTGCAAAATCAAGCTATCCTGGGACAAAATTGGAAGTAATTGTAAAAAAAAATATTCCCAAATCTTCTGAAATAAATGATATTATTTCCGCTAGATTTTTACATGATCCTAATTTTAAAATTTCTATAAATAAAAAAATAATTAATTTAGAAAATCATTCGGGCGTAGTTAAAACAATTCCAATTGAAATAGAGAAATGTAGTTTCATTATAAGTTTGATAGATACTAAAAAATCAAGAAAAAACACGCTTTATCAAGGTGTGGCAATTTGGCAATCAGGTAGATTAATTGGTGAACCGTCATGGGCGTTGGGAACAAATATTATTTTAGATGGGAGAACGCAGGAAGCAAAAAAGTATTCTGTCATTATTCAAACAAATGATCTCGAAAGTTATATTAGAGAAGATTGGTCTGGCTTCAAAAAAAGTAGAGACTTAGATTTTATTTTTGAAAAACTGTCGGAAGAAATAGGAATTATTTTTAACGAAATTGCAATAGAAAATGTTGAAGAAACAAAGAAAATTGTTAAGCAAAACTATAATAAAGATTATGCATCTCTTACACCATTGGCAAAATATGAATTTAATGAAGCATTAGATCATATTACTAAAACAAACCCAACTGCTAAGCAAGAATCAATTAATCTTGCAATGGAAACATTGATTAATTTAGAGAATACAAGGAATGGTTCTGAATTGCTTCAAAAGATCTCTACACTTACAAGCGAAGATATAAATGGTTTGAATAAGCTTCTGGATAATTGGTCAATAAAAGATGCTTTAATTGTTTTAGATGAAATTGATAAAAGAATTTCTGTTATAGAATCCATAAGAAAATTATCATCCGACAAGACAGTTGATGAGCTTCATGTTTTACATCCACTAATTGCTAGTGCGAGATGGATATTTGGTCCTGAATACGACTCTCCAGAATATTCCTACAATAATCAATTACATACTACAGTACAGAAAGTTTTTGGAAAGAAAATCGATAAGGATAATTTCAACAATAACAAAAAAAGACCAGATATCGTTGTAATGGGAGATTCCACCTTTTCAATAAATTGTATTAATGATTATGATACTGAAACAAGTATTTCAAATATCAAAAAAGTTTTAATTATAGAATTAAAAAGAGGAGGCTATAAACTCGGCAGAGAAGAAAAAAATCAAGCGGTAGGTTACGTAGAAGATTTTATGAACTGTGGAACTCTACTTGGAAATCCTTACATAAATGCATTTTTAGTTGGCGAATCATTTTCAGAAAAGATACAACCTAATCATACCGTTTCAAACTCTAATAATGTTGAAATGGGTAAAGTTCAAATTTGTTTATTTTCTCAAATTGTAGACTCTTCTGAAAAAAGATTATTTAACCTTAGAGATAAACTTTCTGAACGATACTCAGAGTTTACAGAACAAGATATATTAAGTACTCAGAAAAAAATTGTAATCTAATTTTTATTTATCAATAAAATATTCTACAATTAATTTTATAATTATAACAAAACATAAGCTAATAACCTGAAATGAGTATACAATTATCTGGACCAAAAGGTTATGAATATCAATACCGAGTTACAGTATTAAATGCATTATTTCTGAGAAATAATTCTACAAAGATGTATGTAGAAAAAATAGGAAGTGAAGATGCTTTAATAGAAATTGAAAATGAAGATTCTACTAAGCAGTTTATTGAAATACAAGTTAAAAGAGAGGAGGGAATTTTAGGAATACCTCAATTAATAAAGTGGCTGTGTCATTTTGAGGAACGTACAAGTAATAATAATCTATTACAGAAGCTTATAGATAATGAAAATACTAAAGTTATATTTGTAACTCGTTCAAGATGTAGTGATTCTATTGTATCTTTAAAAAAAGACTATAACAAAATAAATGATTCCGCTGCTGTTCTTACTTCTAAAGAATTATCAAGTTTTTTTTTGAAGGAACTTAAAAAAATAAAAATAGGAGATACTGACCTTAATAAAAAAAGAGAGCAATTTTGTTATAACCAAGCATTGAAGCTTAACCATAAAATGGTTAAAGATTTATTGGAAAAATGTATAATTGTAGAAGAATTCACTGATGAAAAGGTAGACACGGCAGTTTTACAATATTTAAATAGCAAATGTCAAATTGCGCAATCAAAAACTGAAGAAATTTATCTGAAATTGATACAGGTTGTATTAGGTGGAAGAGATGAAGGATTTGATATTAGTAAAAGGATTAAAGAACTTTTAGAATTAAATAAGATAGGAAATCCATTTGTTGATCCATTATATAAAACCCGAAATGAAGAGAAAAGTTTATTACTAAAACTTGAAAAAGATCATGTCTTATTATTGACAGGTACTTCATTGTGTGGTAAGACTGAGTTGGCAAAAAAAATATCTGAGAGTTTTGTCTTGAAGGGCTATAATTATTTTATTCACGATGAAATTTATAATATCAAAAAATTTCTACAAACCAATATTTTAGATAACAAAATAGTAATTCTATCAGACCCTTTTGGTCATGTTGAACTCAAAGATAAATTTACGGAAATATTAAAAAGTATTAAGGAGTTATTAGATATTAAAGAAAAGCATCATTTATTAATAATAACAAGTCGTATAGAACTTTTGTTTGATGTGTATAATACCAAAACGATAGAAGAATGTTCAATTGGAAAAATGCAGTGGTTTGATTTGACTCTTCATGATATAGAAACTTTGCTTCCTTTTTGGGAGTTTATATCAAAGGAGAATTCATTGACAAAAAATATTTTTGAAACAGTTGAAAAAGGCATAATAGAATCACAAAATGAAAGCCAGCTTCAAATTGGACAGCTTAGATATTTAGCAAGTGAGGATATAGAAAAATTAGAGGGTAAAAATTTTAGTGAACTAGTACATATTGCTAAAAGTAATTCTAGAGAGATTGCCAATCAACTGGAAACATCAAATTTATCTTCAGCACAATTGTTATCAATACTATCTGTATCATCCTCTTCAGTTTATGGAGTTGATTTCAAAGATTTAGCATATATCTATTCTTCAGATACTGAATTGCCTTCAAGCTTAGGAGAAGATGTATATATTCACTCCCTAGACGAAAACGAATCTGATTTTCCTTCTTATTCTGAGAATTTTACTCCAAGTATACAACTTAAAAAAGATTTAGGTTATCTAGAAAAAAGAAATTTAATTTCAATAAAAAAACAAATAGTTATCACAACCCACTCAAATTTTTTAAGTGCAGGACTAAATCTTTTTCTCGATAAAAGCACTATTTATCTTGAAGAGAAATTAGACCTATACAAAAAAAGTATTTTCTGCCTTAATGAACAAACAGCCTTTATTGCTTCAAGAAATTTATTCTTTATCTATAATCAGATTAATCCTGAATTTAGATCGCAAGTAATAGAATTAGGATTTAAAGCTTTAAATTCTATTTTTCCAGCAGTTGAAGATAATTCCCTTTTATTTTTAACAAAAATAATTGGAGATTTAAATATAGAACAACAAGAAAAAATAATCTTTAAAATACAAAAAGGAGGAACTGATTATTATGATATTGAATGGTATAACAATCAAATACCATTTAAAACGAATGGTGGAGCAGGCATGAAAAACTTGTCCTTAAGCTTGGATAAAAGCAAAGTGTCTGAAGTCGAAAATAAATTGAAACAAAAAGAATTTCCGTCAAGCTATGAAATTTGGGGGTATATTAAAACACAAAAAGGAAAGAATACTATTGATAAAGAAATTTTTGTAATACTTCTGCAAGTAAAAGAGGCTTTTATAAGGTCTGAAATTATATACGAAATTTTTAGAAACCAAAATATTTTAGATGAAAAATTTATAGAGTTCCTTTTTAAAGATGAGCATCCTACAGTTATATTTAATTTAATAAGTGCTGTAATACAAAATTGGTTTAATTTTTCAGAAGAATTGAAAGTTATATGTAATAGCCTAATCGTTAAATCTTTAAATCGAACTGATGTGGCTATTAGAGCTTATGAAGTTATAGCAACATTTTCAATTGATTACGGGAGTGAATCAATTATTAAATGGAAAAAATTTAATCAAAAACAAATTGTAGAATTATGGAATTTGTGGGGTGTTATTTATC encodes the following:
- a CDS encoding AAA family ATPase, translated to MNIKKLFIKNFRILSDFQIDLEDEISLVIGKNNSGKTSILTVLDKFLNQSDKNNFSIEDFNLSFKQQLQILIEDTTELSEEEYLKCYNGISLRILVLYNNTDSFINIQKLMLDLDPENNHIVLGFDYYLSYKNYLGIRKDLAQYRHRENVKKAEAEACEPPKKYNVKGFSEFFKLHYQKYFETRKKSIFYDKTSQKIIEDNYILIEDLKISDFISFKYISARRDVTNKETDKTLSLQTSKIYERKENDENEAKKIDDFHDTIINTDEELSKIYKVFFEDIIEKIKSLGGIRENESVLSVLSTLQSRELLKGNTTVYYKHELSDLPEHYNGLGYLNLISMIFEIEIKKYEFQRSLLEAPADINLLFIEEPEAHTHPQMQYVFIKNIRTIVGDKISKTIKNVDNTEFEICRSLQTIISTHSSHIVADSDFDEIKYLKKTDTITSKNLKDLKNLYDETGKQYQFLKQYLTISRAEIFFADKAILIEGDTERILLPTIMKKIDIQLSHSDKEEKKIPLLSQNISIIEVGAYSEIFELCIDFIGVKTLIVTDLDSTRKVKKLNKNDKEITKGEACRVAIGDNYANPALKFFLNNKTLEELKSLTLKDKCLIKTDDKWIPNENGTVCITYQTDYDGYTARSFEDSFLAIPQNKNLVISKIDSFKGIKNPRHFNNENKDSYDLANECINKKPHFALDILYHSNDDYSNWEIPEYIKEGLLWLKEN
- a CDS encoding ATP-binding protein, with translation MKKHDFVQGSLFEEDFLLRTLGNLGSQPDIALTELVANAWDAGATEVDIFLPDEYGQPLIIKDNGTGLTADEFKARWMKLGYNRLKNQGKKVEFAKGIDLKRIAYGRNGVGRHGLLCFNDEYKIITNKDGKESTFTITTKDDTEPFIIKKEQFAKSSYPGTKLEVIVKKNIPKSSEINDIISARFLHDPNFKISINKKIINLENHSGVVKTIPIEIEKCSFIISLIDTKKSRKNTLYQGVAIWQSGRLIGEPSWALGTNIILDGRTQEAKKYSVIIQTNDLESYIREDWSGFKKSRDLDFIFEKLSEEIGIIFNEIAIENVEETKKIVKQNYNKDYASLTPLAKYEFNEALDHITKTNPTAKQESINLAMETLINLENTRNGSELLQKISTLTSEDINGLNKLLDNWSIKDALIVLDEIDKRISVIESIRKLSSDKTVDELHVLHPLIASARWIFGPEYDSPEYSYNNQLHTTVQKVFGKKIDKDNFNNNKKRPDIVVMGDSTFSINCINDYDTETSISNIKKVLIIELKRGGYKLGREEKNQAVGYVEDFMNCGTLLGNPYINAFLVGESFSEKIQPNHTVSNSNNVEMGKVQICLFSQIVDSSEKRLFNLRDKLSERYSEFTEQDILSTQKKIVI